Genomic DNA from Shumkonia mesophila:
CACCTTCTTCTTATTGGCGGCGTCGAGATCGCCCAGTGGCTTGCGAGGCAATCCGGCGTCGAGCCCCTGAACCGTCAGGGTATACTTGCAGATTTCCTGCCAGTGCGGCACACCAGCGACCTTGTCGTAGAAAAAGTAGTCGATGAAGGGCTGCATCTTGAATTGCTGAGCCAGCGCCTTGTCGACATTCTTTTCGACGAGGCAGATATCCATAAGCTCGCGGCAGGCCTTCGGTAGGATCGCCGGGAAACCGCTTAACCAACCATTGGCACCGGCCAGCAGCCCTTCCATCGCCGCGTAGTCGTGACCGTAGAAGATGTCGAGCTTATCGCCGCAGTGGAATTTTAGCTCATGGACACGGTTGGCGTCGCCATGGGCCGCCTTGACGGCGTTGATAACCCCCTCGTCTAAAAGGGTCTTGATCTCCAGGGGGGTGAGCTCATACCCCGTGAACCAAGGATTGTTGTAGACCATGATCGGGATGGAGAGATTGCGGCGAAGCTCGCGGAAGTGATTCATCACTGCTTTCTTGTGGGGGTTGAGGTAGTAAGGCAGAATGATCATCACCCCATCGGCGCCGTGGTCCTCGGCGAATTTGCTGAGGGTCACGGTGTGCATCGTGGGATAAACACCGGTACCGCAGAAGACAGGAACCTCCCCTGCAACAAAACTCAGCACATGCTCTATGATCGCCATCTGCTCGGTCATGTTCATGGTGATGTTTTCACCGGTGCTGCCGCAGATCGAGAGATTCTGCGCTCCCTGATCGATGAGCCAGCGCAGGTACTTTTCCATCTTGGATTTGCTGTAGCTCTGATCGCTGTTCCAGATTGTCATGCACGCAGGCATGAGGCCAACGGCCCTCTTCATCATTACTTCTCCTTTTGCGTTGAGTGGATCACCGAAAAATCCTAACGATCAACACCGCAGTACAATAACTGTACAATATATGTACTTCAGCTTTACTTTCGCTGTCTGCAGTTATCAAATTTAAAAACCAATTATTGCTCCCATATTGTGATGATGAAATTACACACGACATTCCACCCCCGGCGCAAAGGCGATCCGTTGCACCAGTACCCCTTCGCGGTGGGCGGAACGCTGTTGGCGGGCCGCCCACCGCCTCGGTGAGCCATCGGACCTAAGGCGCAACGCGCCCCCCGGCATTAGCCTCGGCGTCTTGCTACTTGCCGGGCTTTGCCCCAAAGCCGAGCGCGGTCATAACCTGTTGCGTCTGCAGCTCGTGCTGCTTGATGAAGGCTGCAAAATCCTTGGATCCCAGGTACTTGGTCCCGAAACCGCGATTCTTCATGCCACCCAGGAAGCCTTCGGACTCATAGGCCTTGTGGATCTGCTCATTGATCACGGAAATAAGCGTCGGATCCATCCCCGCCGGACCTGCAACGCCACGCCACGTGCCTCCGGAAACGGCTTTCCCCGTCACCTCTTCTGCCGTCGGGACGTTCGGATACTTCGCAAGACGTTCGTGGGCCAGAACCCCGACCGTCTTGACGAGCCCCGCATCGGCCAGGGCATCCGTTTCGGGAATCGAGCAGAGGACGACATCGATTCCGCCGGAAACCAGTTCCTGCAGTCCTGCCGCCGACCCTTGCGCTGGAATGAGATTGATCTTGGAAACATCGACGCCTTCGGCGAGCATCAAGGAAACGAACGGAATGTCCCAACTGGCGCTGCAGGTCCCGCCGCAGGAGATCCGCAGGCTGGCCGGATCCGCCTTCATCGCCCTGATGATGTCGCCCAGGGACTCGAACTTGGATTTAGTCGCGACATGGATTGCCGCAGGATCGACATTGATCAAGGCGATCGGCGTAAAGTTTTCGCTTGTGAAATTAGCTTGGCCGAGCACCTTGAACTGCGCGAAAGGCGAAAGTTGGCCCAGTGTATAGCCGTCCGGTGCCGCGGACGTATAGGTTGTGTAGCCAACAATGCCACCGCCCTGGGCTTGGTTGATGACGTTGAACGGCTGCCGCGTATTGGCTTCCAGACCGCGAGCCAACAGACGCATGGTATAGTCGCTGCCGCCGCCCGCTCCCGCCACGACGATCAGATTAACGGGTCGCTCTGGCCACTGCGCATAGGATACACCAGCAATCAGGGCGTTAAAGGCGATCCCGCAGAGGATCGACGTCATAAGGTTGTTCCGC
This window encodes:
- a CDS encoding dihydrodipicolinate synthase family protein; amino-acid sequence: MMKRAVGLMPACMTIWNSDQSYSKSKMEKYLRWLIDQGAQNLSICGSTGENITMNMTEQMAIIEHVLSFVAGEVPVFCGTGVYPTMHTVTLSKFAEDHGADGVMIILPYYLNPHKKAVMNHFRELRRNLSIPIMVYNNPWFTGYELTPLEIKTLLDEGVINAVKAAHGDANRVHELKFHCGDKLDIFYGHDYAAMEGLLAGANGWLSGFPAILPKACRELMDICLVEKNVDKALAQQFKMQPFIDYFFYDKVAGVPHWQEICKYTLTVQGLDAGLPRKPLGDLDAANKKKVEKLLGDLL
- a CDS encoding Bug family tripartite tricarboxylate transporter substrate binding protein: MKMRNNLMTSILCGIAFNALIAGVSYAQWPERPVNLIVVAGAGGGSDYTMRLLARGLEANTRQPFNVINQAQGGGIVGYTTYTSAAPDGYTLGQLSPFAQFKVLGQANFTSENFTPIALINVDPAAIHVATKSKFESLGDIIRAMKADPASLRISCGGTCSASWDIPFVSLMLAEGVDVSKINLIPAQGSAAGLQELVSGGIDVVLCSIPETDALADAGLVKTVGVLAHERLAKYPNVPTAEEVTGKAVSGGTWRGVAGPAGMDPTLISVINEQIHKAYESEGFLGGMKNRGFGTKYLGSKDFAAFIKQHELQTQQVMTALGFGAKPGK